The window TCGTGGATGACTAAAATAAGGTGGATATTAAGGCTTTTGGAACTTAAAAGGTTGAGCAGTCAAGAGACCAgagtgttcattttaaaaaatattgatgtcATTAAGGGTGATTTCAAAGGATGTGGTAGAAAGAAATATAAGGTCAAATGTCAGAGCTCACCAGAAAGTTAAGTGGACTACAAGGTGGTAAGGAACAGCATGGAGGAGGTGGAATCTGTTAAGATATATTGATCCTAACAGGAAAACCTCTTACCTACTGTATGAGTTTTGGGGATTATCCTTCTTACGTAATGGAAATGTCATCACCTTTCCCCCCATTACTCTCTTCACTTGTAGCCAGTAACTTGACTGAAAACAATCTTTATGTTTCCAGGATAAGTAGAGAAAGCAGTTCATTCTAGTCTTAAATTAGCATAAATTTGTGCTACTTTCAAAGAAATTTCTGGAGGATGTCCAAGCTCATGATGAAAGGGCTCTTGATACTCATAGGATGTGATCTTCCTTGTATGTCCATTAGTTAGGGGCACTATAATACAAGCAGAGTGACATGTAATTATACAGATACACAGCATTACCCATGAATAATCCcttgtaaggaaaaaaacaaaaaacaaaaaatctaaagaataaagaaagaagcaCATGTGTTTTTTAGTTGAAAATTAATAATAGCCATAATTAAAACACTTTATGTGCATTGTCTCTACCTCTCCCATGGTAGAGCAAAGTAAGAACAAATGAAAGCATGTAAACCCCCAGTGTTATGAGAATTATCCAGAATGACATAACTTAGAGCTGGTGGATCTGGCAAACTAAATCATAgctataagattaaaaaaatcaagctcCCCCACCCACATTGCATCATTCAACTACCAAGGTAATCCTCAGGTGAATCATAAACTTCACATTCccttaatttgttttcctttttaattttcaatttaaaaaacccacaaattttAGTTTGTGTTTATTATGAGTGGTTATTGCTTCCTTCTAACCACTGCTATcacaaaaagctaaaaaaaataaatcattttattttcagaagttaATCCAGATACACTCCCATTATCACCTGCTCCATCTACAAATTTGCAAATGCCATTTGGAGTTTAGTTTCTAGAAATAttgtcagaaataatttttttcaaagggggaattttttttcttaaaatttcttttataaaatgggtcTATTGCCTTCCTTGCTAGTATGCATAAGACAGcttctaataattttaatttctttcatattaaatGATGATATTTATAACATAGGTCAACTTGGATATCCCATTAAACAGAAGGTGtgaaccagtggttctcaaatttgagagtacatcagaatcacctagagggcTTGTTAACGCAGACTGTTGAGCTcaccctcagagtttctgattcagtaggtttgaggtgaggcctgagaatttgcatctcTAACAAATTGCCCGTTAATGCTAATTCTGCTGGTCTGGGGGCCACACTTTTGGATTCCCTGGTATAGATTTATTCTAATCgtattgtaattttattataatttagatcagagtctgtatattttctaaataaatatttaaccaaaagaaaagagaaagcaagaatatGAGAATCCCTGGTATTAATTATACCTGTCCGtaatctttttgataatagtcttCACCCATTCAGCCTCAGGATCCAAACAAACTAATCTCCCATCTTTCAATGTGACTCTGAAAATAAAAGAGTGTTTTGGTTAAATAATAACTGCACTTAATTTAATAAtgctttaaatttattcattagaATTTCTATAACAGGAAATGCATATGCTTAAAATGAACACATGGTTTTCgcaaaaaaaaacattaatcaTATTATTAGAATAGGACTTTTACTCAAATCATAGTGtctcactaaaatatttttaatcaactgaaaaataacaTCTTTTCTTAGAGACTTTTGAGATGTCAACtaatcagcaaacatttattggtcTTATGATGTACAAAGTATAGTGTTAGCTCTGGAAAATCTACGTAAGTGTAGTATCTTCCAGGGTGTCAGTTATCAACCACTACTACATATTCTTTATCATTATATCTGTgcaaattttattagtttttaagcCCTTGTTAAAGCCTCATTTATtacagggagaaagagggagagcaTAACTtgcttatttaaattaattctgtAGTTTTCAATTGCACTTTACTTAACCACAAACTCCACCCTTTTGAAGTTCATTACTCGAGGACCAGATTATTTTACCAGTCTAAGCTGGGGTACACATTTCAGggtttaagtaaaaaacaaaataaaataccagttatgaaaaaaatctacaatgATAATAATATACTAACAACTCCTTAGCAAATTACCAACACAAAGATAGCCACAAAACATCCTACATAATGGTGAAAAGTTGGAAGTATTTCCTTTGAATGcagaaacaagacaagggtgcctgCTACCACCACAGCCATCTCAGCAAAGTTAGAAAGACAAATGAAAGGCATAGTgttttcaaaagaggaaaactAAACTGCCATTATTCTCAGAAGATGTGACTACACAAGTAAAGGCTTGGTGGTTACAAAAGCAATGGAAAATTTTGTCTGAACTCTAAGAACAGCTGGAATGTGAAATTTTATGAAGCTAATCTTTATGATAGtatcaaaaaaataaagggactagaaatgtttttaataataataataaaagatacgGGAGGTCTTTATAGAGAAAATGGTAAaactttgaagacattaaaaAGGCCTCAATAAATTGGGAGCTATTTTACAttcttgaaatagaaaaatcagagtCATAAGGATGTTGATAATTCATAAATTAATCTCTAATTTCAAAGAAATTCCAcccaaatttataatttaattagtGCAAATTTGCAAGCTGCTTATTCTAAGATTTATGTGGAAGAGCAAAAgtccaagaaaagaaaagccacccaggagcagaggggagaattttcctttcttggtgttaagaattattataaaatgttaataacaaaGATGATGTACAAGTACAGACAAATTGATTAATGGGACAGAATAAAGAGGTCAGAACCATCCCGACACATTGGGCGAACTCAATTTATAGAAGAAGTAGCATTGTAGATCAATGAGGAAgtgatgaaattttaataaacagtgctggaacaattgaagaaccatatagaaaaataaaacaaaattagataaTTCCTCCACATCTTATACAAAAATCAACCCCAGGTGGATTAAATtcttaaatacaaaagaaaaacaactgtaaAAATTTTAGAAGTTAATATAGAActacatttttataaactctCTGAAGggaggtattttgtttttttacaacaAGACATTACAAGTGCTAACCAGAAAAGAACATATTGCTAAACtcaactatattaaaaatataaaaatgttaatacaaaaggcaccataaaaagaatgaaaatatgagccacaaattgaaaaatgaactttCCTATCCATAAATCTAACAAGGGATTAATAGCCAGAATATGTGAAAAATGCCTGTGAGTCAACGGGGGAAAGGATAGTATACAAATaggagaagaagcagagaaattaatagtaatttcacaaaggagagaaacacaaatactcataaacatatgaaaaaaatttcaacctcattaataatataaaaatgaaaaatttaaaaataataataccaattcATACCCATGAAATTGACAACACCAGGTAGTGGCCAGTATGTGAAGCAACAGATGATTAAATGTAGGAAGCAGTGTCACGTGGTAAAATTACTTTGTAATACAGTGTGGCATTACCTAGTAAGGGTGAAGATGTGTACACCATAAACATAGCAAATCATTCCTAGAGAAAATCTCATATACAAGAACCAGGAGACATAAGAACTTTGATGACAGTACAAATCTGGAAAGAACCCAAACGTGCATGAATAGTggactggtttttttttaaattgtatttattgagtTAATATTCCTACAATGGAATACTCAATATCACTTAAATTGAATAAACTACAGCTAAACACATCAAAATGTATGTATTAGATGATTTAATATTGAATAatagaagcaagtcacagaagaATACATTTAGTATGATTCCATTGACCTATCCCTGgccagctgctgtaacaaaattgttggcttaaacaacaaacatttatttctcacagttctggaggctgggaagtccaaattCAAAGTGCTGGCACATTCGGTACctggtgaggacccacttcctggttcataggtggccatcttcttgctgtgttctccTATTATGGAAGGGTGAAAGCTCACTGGAGTCTCTtgtataagggcactaatcccattcatgagggttccaccctcataATCTAATCACTTCCTAATATCACGTTGGGGATTGGGATTTCAACATACGGATTTTGGGGGTGGTAACACATTTATTCCATAacacagacaaaataaataataattgttttaggttttatatataagtggtaaaactattttttaaaagcaagaaataaCACAGTTTAAAATAGTGGTTACTTCTTGGAAGGGGTTGAGTATATGATTTGAGAGGTGTATTAGTTTGTTATGCATAACAATATGCTACAAACTGGGTgtcttaaaaaattagaaatttattgtctcacagttatggaggctaaaagtacaagatcaaggtgttggcagatttggtttcttctgaggcatTTTGCCTTAGTTTGCAGATGGTGCTCTTCTAACTATGTCCTCATAGGGCCTTTTCTGTGTCTGCACACATTCCtgatgtctctctctcttcttagaaggacatcagtcatattggattaggccccacccttatgacctcatttaaccttaattacctctttaaaggttcTACCtccagtcacattctgaggtattgaaGATTAGGACCTCAACATATCAATTTAAGGAGGATgcaattcagcccatagcaggAATTTCACATTGGAGGTTTCTGATGTACTATTTATGGTCTAGATTTTGGCTTGGGTAGCAGATGAgcaggtatttattttattattgctctttAAATTGTACAGATATGTATTCATATACTTTTGTATGCATACTAGGTGTTATAGAATCCTAAGAAGACCCACCACATTTCCCTCCCTAATTCCCAGGAGTGTGAACATGATGGGATATTACACCCATGATTATGTAACATTACAGGGccaaagggattttgcagatgtagttaCAGTTACTAATCAGTTGACTAGATTAAACCAAAATGTGATAGTTCAAGTGGGCCTAAGGAAGTTGCATGgtccttaaaagcagagactTGTCTCTGGCTGATAGCAGAAGAGGAAGTCAAAGAGATTTGAAGTATGAGATTAACTCAACAAGAGGCAGATTCAAAAGCAACCTCTAGGAGCTGACAGTGACCTTCAGCCAATAGCCAGCAAGAATATGGATACTCAGTCCTGTAACTGCAAAGAACTGAATTCagccaaaaacataaataatcttGGAAGTGGATTCCTCCCCAGAGCTTCTAGACCAAGCTTCAGaccagctgacaccttgactttaatCCCTTTTGAAACTCTAAGTATTctcaccatacacacacacacacacacacacacacacacacacacacacagataattATGCACAGTATGTGACATGATATAGGGGTTAAATGCAAATAACAcctaattatattataataaaataagaccctattataatataatataatataatataatataatataatataatataatataatataatataatataatataatataatataatataatataatataacataatataatataatataataaaaaatttaaaaaaattaatttttgctccaaaagacgcattagagctgatggtccggctaggtcttatttttggggaaacatggtagctaacACTATAATGGTAATGATATTGTACTATATAAATGTCTCAAACCAacatgttgtatactttaaactaaAACAATATTATGAATTAATTATATCTGAAacgaaggaaggaaagaaagaaagaagaaaaggaggaaggaaggagaaaacctTACGCAGAGAATCCAGTCCAGCTGCCTGGACtgctgacctacagaactgtgagataataaataggtttattttaagccactaagttgtgATAATGTGTTACTTAGCAATGAACAACTGAAACAGTATGCATGCTAtagttcataattttaaaaagtttcaataaaatgcagaaatattcCTCACAGTCTCTAAGTGCTATGTTTGTACGCTGATGCTTCAGAAATGTTGTCAAGTCAGCTTCCAGAGCCACTAGGCTATACTGAACTTATTGCCTATTCCTGTGTGTAGCAGAGATTTCCAGATAATCAAGAATTATTCATTCATCCTTACAGAGGACCGGCTATCTTTGCTTATTATACAAGTGCATGTTCATTGACTTCAAACTTCACTCAGAAGAATTTGCACCCTAACCATGTTTCCATTTgagagcttttttgttttttgaaggggATACATGATGCTTTCAGAAATGAGAGCATAAACACTGGGCAATTATCTTCCCACACTGTGCAGGAATAATGCTCAGAGCCCTGGTTGCCTGCACTGTCAATCTAGTACATTTTATAAGCAAATGCCAGCTTTGAAAAGCATAGTACTAAAAaagacctgagtagacatttatttttccaaaggagataATGAAGTGGCCAGCAGACATCAAATCGTGTTCaatatcactagtcattagggaaatgcaaatcaaaaccacaatgagatatcacctcacacctgttagaatggctgtcatcaaaaaagcaagagataataaatgctgatgaggatgtggagataaaggaaaatgggtgcactgttggtgggattgttaactggtacagccactatagaaaactgTATGAAGggtcctcaaaatattaaaaatagaactaccggggcctgcccggtggctcaggcggttagagctccgtgctcctaactccgaaggctgctggttcgattcccacatgggccagtgggctctcaaccacaaggttgccagttcaattcctcgactcccgcaagggatggtgtgcagcgccccctgcaactaaaaaaattgaacacggcaccttgagctgagctgccgctgagctcccggatggctcagttggttggagcctgtcctctcaaccacaaggttgccggttcgattcccgcaagggatggtgggctgtgccccctgcaactagcaacggcaactggacctggagctgagctgcgccctccacaactaagactgaaagaacaacaacttgaagctgaacagaaccctccacatctaagattgaaaggacaacaatttgaccattgttccccaataaagtcctgtttaaaaaaaaaaaaaaaaatagaactaccatataatccagcaattccacttctgggaatatatccaaagaaaataaaaacattgactCAAAAGGATATCTGTGccctcatgttcatagcagcattattttcaatagccaaaatatggaaacaacctaaatgtccatcgatggatgaatgaataaagaacatatatatgtatatatgtataaatatatatacacatatttatatatataatatatatattattgtatcTATGTGAAATGATGGAAACTAAACTTATCACAATAATCATTTCGCAATATATCATTTCAAagcattatgctgtacaccttaaacttatacaatgatatatgtcaattatatctcaatgtaactaggaaaaatgttaaaaaagaaaagcctataCTAGAAGCTTCCATTCTTCCCCACATCTTCAGTACTTACATAATTTCTTTTCTACTGCAGTAGGCACCTTCTGGTATCAACCGAACATTTGTAAAGAATTTGGGAGGAACAAAGTCAGAATATGTCTGAATACATTGACATCGCAACTCTTGGCTCTCACAGGGATCAGCTGTGTGAGAAAAGAACAGCAGAACCCTGAGTAACAACAAAGACAACCATGAGGCTCAATTCTTCGCCCAAAATCTGAAATTAGTGCAGCAGGACAGTCAACAGACAAAGTAAGTACTGATAGAAATATTTAGGGAGACAATCACACAAATCTAATCATCTGCTCTTATGATGaccaatgaacatttattgaacgTTTACTATGTTTGGGAAACTGGTAATTACACTAGCTCaataattcatttcttcaaaGTATGGATGGTCAATAAGATAACTCATGTAACAGTAAAGTCAACTTGATTTCCTTTTATGAAAAGTTATAAACATAAAGATTATGTGTGAATTCTATCCGTTGAAGGTGATGATTTCTATTGGCCTACCaccattaaaataaacacaataaacaCCATAAACTTGTTTGCAGTCATGTTCCCACTATCATCTCTAATAAGAAAAGCACAGACACTTACAATCAGATATTTTTTTTGAAGgttaaacagctttttaaaaattaactgaagaAATTTTTTGACACTCCACAATCTAAATATACTCGTATGTTCTGCTTAGGTATTGATTTCACAGTTTCTACATTTTACCTAATGCCAAATACAATCTCATTAGATTTGGaatctttttaaactttttccagTGCcatgaaggaaaagacaaaagcaatAGTTGATTTACCCAAGATGCCCAGGACAAGGACCGCCAGCAGGAGGAATATTCCTGAGCTCTCGTCACTCATGTCTGTGGCTTGACCTTGATCCTTGTCTGAATGGTGGGATCAACACTGGAGCCCTCTTTTATGTGCTCTCTGCAACCTTGAGAAGTTTTGTTGTTCTTGTACTCTCTGCCCACTGAAGAAGGAAAGGTCAGCCTATCAAGTGGCATGTATGTCACTTGTAAGTCAATAAGGAAGTTGGGTTTGTTTTTCAAGCTTTAAATTGTGGGGTTGAGACAGGATGAGGTGAATTTGTTGAAAGAGAAGTGAACCTATTCTTTCTTGTAGGAGGGGGTGAAACTTCATAATTATGAAGGGTTCAGTGCCAGTTGCTCTTGATGGTGACTTATGGAATGGAGTCATAGagccactatatatatatatatcttttcaaaggtCATGTTTGTACAAAGTAGAAAATTAACATGGTTTTCCTCAGCAAGTGTTTGCTTATGGCTTTTGTGCCTATTTGTATAATTCCACTCAAGGTCATAATAGAATCTGCCAAGCTCTAAATACACTTACTGCATAGGTAACTGAcaaagaaactgaagttcagactACAGTTATGCTTGTCCTGTCGAGAACAGCAAACTCCAGTTTACTTTTGGTTTGAAGGCAACAGTTACAATGGGCTTGAAGCTGAAACAAGAACTTAGGAACTTCAATTTGTTTCCTTAAGGTTTGTAAGTGACCTCAATTATCCCATAgtgaccacattttctttctttcttttttttgcattaacAAATCAAACATTAAGCATTTGTACTATTTTTCtacagctgccataacaaagtaccatagactgggtggcttcaacaacagaaatttttgtCTTACAGGTCTGGAGGtttgaagtccaaaatcaaggtgttggtaagGTTGTTTCTTTCTTAAGGCTGCTtcaagcctctctccttggctggtAGATGGTTACCTTCGTCTTCACATTGTGTTTTCCCtatatttcccctttttataaaagaacaccagccatattggactagggcccaccctaatgacttcacTTTAATTTggttacctctgtaaagactATCTCCAaatgaggtactgggggttaggactttaaccaATGAATTTGGGAGAGGGATATAATTCAATGCATAACAGCATTTAACTGAAGAAATCAGTGATTACTGAAGGGCTGGTATAGTCCAGCGGTAAACCTAGGCTAAATGATAAGTAGGTCTTTTCTTTTGCCAGTTCTCATTGAGCGTCTATTATCTACCAGGGCCTTTGCTATACACTAtgtatttaaagaatgaaaactgAGTTTCTGCTCTTGAGATGTTCACAGCCTCTTTGGAGAGACAGACATGTAAGTAGCTTAAACCAGAAAGTGATCTGTGTTATACTAGATGTGTACCTGAGGCATTCTGGTGGCCGAGGACTTCACAGGGGCACTAACACTGGAGTTGTTAAAAGATGAAAGGAGGTGCATCATAACAAAAGGCTGACAggcattccagacagagaaaTGAGCAAAGAGGCACAGTGTTGTGAAGAGTTGCTAtgttctgaatgtttgtgtctccccaaaattcacatgttggaaCCCCCAGTATTCTGGTGTTGGGGGGGAGGTTtggaggtgattagatcatgagaGTGGAACCCTCACGAATGGGATTAGATCCATCTAAAAGAGACCCCAGCGAGCTTCCTAgcctcttctgccatgtgaggatacaagacTAGTCTGCAGCCCAGAGGAAGACCCTCATTTGACCATGCTGTCTTCCCGatcttccagcctctagaactgtgagaaataaatacctgttgtttataagccacccaatccATGGTATTATGTTAGAGAAACCCAGACACATTAAGGCAAGGGTCTTGGCATGTTaaggaagggggaaaaagttgttttaatttcaaaatgaggtaagttttaaaaacttgtcaGCATTCGATTGACTGATCAGATCTTGGCCTTATACAAACCAGAAATCTGCACATAGGTTAGAAACACTATTCATACATAACCTTAGTTTATTTTAGCATCATTTTCCTTCCGTACCAAGTAGAGGTTGTGAAGTGTTGTGTTATCAACATGTATAGATATTATGATGATAATAAGAACGTATACAAAGATAAGACAACCAAATGttgaaagacacaaaataatttagtttttcaAAACTCTTAAAGATAAGCTTAGGACATCATGATAGTTGTTAAGGAGTTTGTTTGAACAGATGGTGATAAAAGATCCATGGATTTTTGTTATCAAATATGGGTCTCTAATTCTAGACCTACTAAAATCTATGCCAGATCTGGAGCAGAATTAATTTATAGTGGGATCTAGATTGTTTAAAATACTCAGATTGTCAACCTCTAAGGTTTTATAgaccatttattttattagttgaaATTTCACACAGCCTTGGATCTATGCAAACACtcaagttacttaaaaaaaaaaatccaattttttattgtaattttgtttcattgttcaaaatatttatcaacacTAACAGAGATAGGACATAATGTGATAATAGTAAGgatcatttattgagttctgtTTTATGTCAATACACCTTTATGAACTTTTTGTATATTATCTGGAAACCTCACAAGGGATGTTTCTATCTCACAGGTGAGGAAATCCGATAtgtcagaaagattaagtaattgtgaaaaattaaatatagccACAAATTCTTAGTAGGTCCTAACTTCAAGGTGTCAAATCTGTTTCCCAAACCCCTTGACTCTGTGCTGACTTTATGACTCACTTTGGCCAACATTATGTGGAAGAAGTGATGTGGATACTCCAGGTAAAAATGCAGATAGCCTAGGAGCTTTCACTCTTGTCCTCTTGAAATGCTGCTGCTACCATAAGAGAGAGCAGAGCTCATCTGATAGAGACATGAGGCCCAGCCAATAGCTAGCACCAACCACCAGACATGCCAGTGAGGCAGTCCTGCTTGTCACCAGATGACTACTGTCACATGAGTGACACCAGGAGAAACCATCAGACAAGCCACTGAGCTGAGCCCAGTCCAGCTGTCAATCACCTAACCCAAACTGCTGATGCACAGGGTCATGAACCAGAATAaaatgcttgttgttttaagcttctaCATTTAGGGGAGATAAATGTAGAAGTTACTCTGTT of the Rhinolophus sinicus isolate RSC01 linkage group LG02, ASM3656204v1, whole genome shotgun sequence genome contains:
- the LOC141569963 gene encoding C-X-C motif chemokine 15-like, with protein sequence MSDESSGIFLLLAVLVLGILADPCESQELRCQCIQTYSDFVPPKFFTNVRLIPEGAYCSRKEIIVTLKDGRLVCLDPEAEWVKTIIKKITDSAPN